The window GTCCACGCTAAAGCCAATCAAAACGTTTATTAACACACTTTTAATACTTTTTCTAACTATTTCAGGTGTGAGTGTGATGAGCATTATGTTCTTTTCCATTAAAGAACGTGTCCCAGAAATCGGGATCAAAAAAGCGTATGGCGCAAACAAATTGGATATCCTCATACAATTTATACTAGAAGGTATGCTCTTAGCTTTAGTTGGTTCCGTAATAGCGATACTTCTAAGTATTGTGACATCACTAGTTATTCAGCAATATTTACAAGAGTCACTATTCATCTTATTCCAATTACACTTAACAATCGATAAAATTCTCGTTCCATTCTTCGTCTCAGGTATATTCGGCTTCCTCTTTTCGCTCATTCCAAGCTACTACGGCGCCAAAATACCAATCACCAACGCTATCCGATTCGAATGAGTGTGAAAAATGAACCGAGGGGACAGACACCTTGACGCATAAATGCGTCTTCGTGTGAATCTGGGGGACAGTCACTTTGGTGCATTGCATGCATCGCGATGTCTGACTCTCGGTGAATTTTAAGTTATATAGACGATTTTAAATATTATTTTTCATGGGCGCAGAATTAATTCTGCGTCCATTGCTTTTGTGTTTTGTGAATGCGTTTTTACATTTAGTTAAAATGACTTTAACATTGATGTGTTACGCTATATTTGTCTAGAGGTCTAGAGGTCTGGGAATCTGGGTAAATATGTAGGATTGGGAGTGTTTAATGTGAGTAAAGGTCGTTGGAGGAAGGTATCGCTTGTAATACTTGTAATGACGTTAATTCTATCAATGCCTATTTTTGCGCAAACTGCTAACATTACAAAAGAAGAAGCTAATAGGTACAAGGCTTTTCATGACACGTATGACGAAAATGATCCAGATGAGTTGTTTCTAGAAGCGTTAGATAGGCAGTTTTATAATGTGGAGCTAGATATAATGGTGGATGCTGATCACACAACGTATAGTGGAAGTGAATATCCAGAATATTTACAGGGACACGTAAAGTTATATGTTAAGCATGATGCGGCAAATTGGCCAAACACTCGAAGTTTGCACCAATATTTTGAAGACCTTTTAGAAAGAATCGATAGAAACCTTGGCTCTGTACACGGTGATGGAAAAACAATTATTGTGAATATTGATATGAAAACGAATAATAGTCCTAATTATCTAGAAGTAGCGAAAACTCTACATGCTATATTTATGCAGAATCAAGAACATTTTAGTTTCGGTTATGTAGGAGATAATAACAGCTACACGGAAAGAGCTATTACAGTATGTTTATCTGGAGCAGATCTGTTAAAGGATGCATATTTTCATCTAGTTTCTAATGGAGAAGAAGGTAAGTTACTAGCATTCAAAGATGAAGTTTATGGTCAGTTTGACGGAAGGAAAAGTAATGTTGCAGATTATTTTCAACAAGAAGCAGATATATACCACCGTTTTTATGCTATACATTGGAAGCATATAGAAAGTGGCTTTGAACTTCTTTTACCTGGTAATTGGTCACAGTCTAATCAAGATAGGTTAAAAGAAATGAGTTCTATCGCGAATCAAAAAGGATACACAGTTAGATTTTATAGCTTAAACGGCGATGATGGTGCTTGGTATTATAAATTTCCAAACGGTACTGGTGAAGCTGCTCAAAGGTGGACGCAATTTGTATATGTAAACCATAAGTTAGGAACGAATCATTATATCTCTACAGATTCTTATAAAGATATGACCAGTTTATTTAACGATTTTCTTGTACCTTTACGTGACTATAATGGAAAAGTAGAAAAGTCAGGTGGATCTCAAAATGGAGCAGATCCTTCTATTTCCATTACAGATGATAATAGAGTAATAGAGGTCCATAAGACTGAAGGGTCATTTAACAATAATCTTTGGTATTCAGTAGGTAATATTGATGATACTGGATACATTGCATGGACAACAAACGAAAGGATTAATCCCGGCGGTGGCAATAAAAATGGCGTTCAACCACATAGTGCGATGAGTAAAATAAATGGTTCTTACGCTGTAGTGCAGGTAAATAAAACAGATGGATTCGGTTCTAGTTTATGGCTTAATTTTGGTATATTAAACAATGATAATACTATTAATTGGTTTACAAATGAGAGAATACAAGTTAATAGAAACAATATAAATGGAGAGTGGCCACATATAGCAATTGATGGTAACGATATAATATTAGTATATAGTTCAAGTGGTACTCTACATTATATAACTGGAGAAATTGCTCTAAACGAAAAGAGAGTTAACTGGACTAGAACTGGAACTATAGGAGTTAGTGGCACAAGTGCTGATGTAACAATGAAAAGTGGAGAAATAATTGTAGTTTACAGAAATAATGGTTTGCGAACTGTTACTGGTAAATTATCGACAGATGGAACTGTGAATTGGATTCAAGGTGGAACAATTGGAGGGCAAGATGGACTAGATCCAACGATTACTTTTTTAGATAATAATAAGGTGATCGAAATGCATACAAGTCCATCAACAGGATTATTATGGTATAACATTGGAACAGTAGATTTTCCTTCTATAGAATGGAAGCATAATTATATCTGGGATTCTGGTGCTAGCTCAAAACCAAGAGTGGCGTATAATTCTTCAAACAATACATTAGTTAATATTCACCGTTCTGGTGGAACATTCCAGATGTGGTATAACAGTGGAAAAATAAACTATCCAAATTAAAACAAAAGCCTCCCACTTCATATAAATAGTAGTGGGAGGCTTCTGCTTATCCAGCGGGATGCATCGTAGGGAATGGAACCTCAAGCATCTTTGCACTGATGGTTCTGTCCCTAAAACGCGAATTGCAAATGTGAAACCAACCACGTCCCCGTTTCACAACATTCAATAGTAAATCGTACTCCATCATGAATTTCTGCTTTTGAGTTGTATGCAGTGAATAGTAAAGTAGTTTCTGGAGCATGTTGATGCATAAAATCTGTTAATCCTTTACTTGGCAATTCATATGTGCCTTCATCATCTGCGCTTACGACAGCATATTTCATTCCAACTTTTTCTAGTAAGCTAGAAGACATATGCTTGATGTCCCCGTGGTGTGGAAGCAGGAAAATGGTAGAAGGTAAATACTCATCGTAGCGGTCCCAGTGACTCTCTTGAACCTCTGCTCCAAACAATAAAGAGATGTCTCCGATATTAACCTTACTAGGGATACTTATTCTATTCAACAAACGATCAATCTCATTTACTGCGCTTTCAGAAGTAGCAGCAGCTACTAATCTATTTAACAATAGCTGAACTGGTAAAACGCACTCCTCACAAGGAGGTAGTGCTGTTAACTCTAGTGTTTCGTAGCGGTACGATGTTTTGGAATAGATAAACTTTATCTTTTCCCTTTCCACTAAACCATATAAAGTAGATAACGCCGTAAATGCACGGTTCATGTTATGATTCTCACTCAAAAGTGTAAAGTCGGATGGAATGGAGATATTTGTCCACACTTCGTCAACCGGTACAGATTTTAACACTTCTATTAAACCATTTATATGGTCAGGATGAGGATGTGTTATGAGTAACAAATCTATTTTAGGTAGTTCATTTTTTTCTACATAAGAAAGCAAGGATTTTCGCCCTGGCTTTTCATAGATTGGACGGTAATCATCTCCGCCATCAATTATAATGGTCTTTCGTTCTGATCCATAATAGTTGATAACCGTACAAGACCCAAAACCTACGTTTAAGAAATCAATTGTGGTACTCCACTTTTCACTCATCTTCATTCTCCTTGTTAATTATAACTTGTCGTTTTCAAAACACGCCTTAAATAAAAAATAGAAAAAAGTATGATAAGAAATACAAGAACAATGGTAGCTGCCGTTGCATACCCTGTTTCAAAATAACGGAAGCCATATCGATAAATGTAGAAAGTAATAGTCTCCGTAGAGTTACCAGGTCCTCCACCGGTTAAGACATACATTTTTTCAAACACTTGAAAAGTATCAATTGTGCGCAAAAGCAAAACTAGTAAAATTGCTGGTTTTAATAAAGGTAATGTTATGTACCATAAACATTGAACCGAATTCGCCCCGAACACTCTTGCTGCCTCGTACATATCTTCGGGAATTGCTTGCAAAGACGCTAAAATAATGAGAAAAACAATAGGAGTCCATTGCCAAATATCTGTAATGATGATTGAGTAAAGTGCTATTTGATAGGAGCTTAACCATTCCACACGTTCAAAACCAGCGAGTCCAATTAAGTAGTTCAGTACACCAAAGTCATAGTCATACATCATTTTCCACGTTAATGCGACCGTAATAGGTGGTAACAACATCGGTAGTAAAATAATGGTTCGAAAAAATTTAACTCCTTTTATGTTCGCGTTAAAAAATAATGCCAGTGCAGTACCAAGTAGTACTTCAAAGAAAACGGCAACCCCGACAAAAATAAATGTGTTTTTAAGAGAAATCCAAAAAACATCATGGAGGAATAGTTTACGATAGTTTTCCAATCCTACAAAACTAGATTCGCCTCTTAAAAAATCTAAATGAAAAAAACTAGTAATGACAGCGTAAAATAGTGGATAAACCGTTAATACTAAAAACACGAGTGCTGCCGGTAATAAAAAGATGTATGTCATCAAATGACTTTTTCTCATCGTATTCTCCTTACGTGTTCATAGAGTGAAGGAGGTTGAAGCAAGTTCAACCTCCAGCCAATAATTATCTAGAAACAATTGCTTCAATCTCTTTATTCGCTCGATCTAAACCTTCTTGAATGTCCACTTGACCTGCTAAAATCTGAGATAAATATAATCCCCAAGTATCTTCAATCTGGCTCCATCTTTCTGTACGAGGTCGTACAACAGAGTTTTCAAGTGCTTCTAATTGAGCAGGGAAATGACGATACACTTCTATTAATTCTGAATCATTATAAACACTTGTTCTAGTTGGTGCTCCACCACCTAGTAAAGCCATCTCTTTTTGTGTTTCTGCACTTGTTACCCAGTTTAAAAACTCTACTGCTTCCTCGATGTTTTTAGAAGTACGAGGAATCCCAAGCAGCCAGTTTCCAATCATAGCAGCAGACTCATTTACTTGCATAGGTACAGGAGAAAATCCAATTTTCCCAGCTACTTTTGAGCTTTCTTCGTTATCTACTTGAGCTACCCAAGATGGCCAAGCAATGGTCATTGCTACTTGCCCTTGTGTTAACGCTGTTGCAATTTGGTCACTATCAAATGTTTCTACACCAGTTGGCCCTAAATCTTTCAGTTTCATATACGTTTCCATTGCTTTCACACCAGCTTCAGAATTTACTTGCGGCATATTATCTGAATCTAGTACTGTCCCACCGTATGCCCAAAATAATGGAAGGTAGTTTGATACAATTGGATTTCCACGTTGTCCACGTAAAGCATAGCCATATGTTTCTGGCTCTTCTTTTACAACCATTTCTGCGTACTCTATTACTTCGTCCCAATTAGATGGGGTTGTCATGTTATATTTTTCTAGTAAATCTTCACGATAGAAAAACATTTGTACATTTCCAATTAAAGGTAACGCATATAACGAACCAGTGTTATAAGGTTCTTTTCCTAATGCGACTGATTTTGGGACAAAATCCGAATCAATTCCGTCTTTGTAATACTCATCTAAATTAGCTAACATACCAGCCCCAGCAAATTCGGGCATCCATGGGTCATCTATCATCACTAGATCGTGTGCACCGGAGTTATTTCTAACATCTAGAACGACCGTTTCCTTCAAGTTATCATAAGGTAATGCATTGATGTTAACTTTCACTCCAGTTTCTGTTTCATACTTTTCCACTACTGCTTCCAGTGCATCAGCCATTGCTCCAGCACGTGCGGCGACTGTTAGTTCCACTTTTTTCACTTCTTTACTCCCCGTAGAAGGTGTTGTGCTAGTCTTTTGAGTAGAGGTTTCTTGACCATTATTTTTTGAGCAACCAGTAAATACTAATAAAAACGCACAGACAATCGATAAAATCATGAATATTTTATTCTTCTTCATATCGTTTCCAGCTCCTTTTTATCCTTTTACAGACCCTAAAGTTAACCCTTTAATAAACGTATCTTGCATTAAGTAAACAAACAGTACGATTGGAATAACAGACAATATTCCCCCTGCACTCATTGGCCCCCATAAAACGAGGTACTCTGTAATGAGACCTGAAAGAGCAACGGGTACTGTCGTTAATCCAGGGGACTGAATGAAAATCATCGCGTATAAAAATTCGTTCCAAGCTGTAATAAATGTAAAAATCGCAGTTGCTCCAATGCCAGGAATAACGAGTGGTAAAACAACTTTTCGAAAGCTTTGGAATGGCGTTGCTCCATCAATCATTGCACTTTCTTCAATTTCTTTAGGTACTTCATTAAAAAAGCCTATCAATAACCAAATGGCAAAAGGTAAATTAAAGGCAATGTAAGCTAAGATTAGGGCAACTCTCGTATTTAATAGATCAAAACTTCCCATCATCGCATAAAGTGGGATAACAAAGGTGACTGGTGGAAAGATTCTCGTTAAAAGTATCCACACTAACATGCTATGGCGCCCGATAAATTGATAACGCGATAAACTATAAGCAGCCAACGCCCCTATGAAAACAGCAATAGTCGTTGAAACAGTTGCGACGATAAAACTATTCCACAGCACCTTGTGAAAGCCTAAATCAACAAACAAAGAGATGTAATTTTCAAACGTTATACTTTTTGGAAAAAAAGTTGGTGTAGCTGAAAACTGCTCTACTCTATTTTTAAAGGAATTATTGGCCATCCAATACACAGGGAAAATAGTCCAAATGACGATTAGCAAAGCAATTGCATAGCGAATCGTTAATTTTATTCGCTTTATATTTTTCAGTCGTTTTTGTTCTTTAACACTCATGTGTGGAACCTACTTTCATCTTTCCAGCTGTCTGAATCGTTTTGTTCAGCACCGAAACAACTGGAACGTGAATGTGCCCATTAGAAGCAATAATCCAATCAGAATGAAGGTTAATTTCCTTTCGTAAGCTCAAGTCGGAAAAATGTCCACCTGCTTCTTTTACAAGTAATAAACCAGCAGCAATATCCCATGGGGCAAGCCCGTAATGCCAAAAGCAATCAATTTCACCAGTTGCAACGGAGGCTAAATCGAGACAGGAAGAACCTGTAATTCGTAAACCTTGTGCATTTCCGATAAAAGATGAAACTGTATGTAAAATAGTAGAGTCTGGGACCCATTGCTTAGCGGAAAAGCCAAAGGCGATAAGGGACTGATTTAAATTTTGTAAAGCGGAAACTTGTAATTTCTCATCGTTTCGGTATGCACCATTACCAGCTTTCGCGTGGTACAATTGCCCATTCATTACATCTAAAACAAATCCAAGTACTACTTCATTTCCTTTACATAGAGCAATGGAAATAGAGAATCTTGGAAAGCCATGAATAAAGTTCATCGTTCCATCTAAAGGATCAATTACCCATACGAAACGATCTGTTTCTAACACCGTATTAGGATTCGTTTCTTCTGTTAAAAAGGAACAGTTAGGCGTTAAATGAGATAGTTGTTGGATTA is drawn from Bacillus alkalisoli and contains these coding sequences:
- a CDS encoding carbohydrate ABC transporter permease, which gives rise to MRKSHLMTYIFLLPAALVFLVLTVYPLFYAVITSFFHLDFLRGESSFVGLENYRKLFLHDVFWISLKNTFIFVGVAVFFEVLLGTALALFFNANIKGVKFFRTIILLPMLLPPITVALTWKMMYDYDFGVLNYLIGLAGFERVEWLSSYQIALYSIIITDIWQWTPIVFLIILASLQAIPEDMYEAARVFGANSVQCLWYITLPLLKPAILLVLLLRTIDTFQVFEKMYVLTGGGPGNSTETITFYIYRYGFRYFETGYATAATIVLVFLIILFSIFYLRRVLKTTSYN
- a CDS encoding carbohydrate ABC transporter permease: MSVKEQKRLKNIKRIKLTIRYAIALLIVIWTIFPVYWMANNSFKNRVEQFSATPTFFPKSITFENYISLFVDLGFHKVLWNSFIVATVSTTIAVFIGALAAYSLSRYQFIGRHSMLVWILLTRIFPPVTFVIPLYAMMGSFDLLNTRVALILAYIAFNLPFAIWLLIGFFNEVPKEIEESAMIDGATPFQSFRKVVLPLVIPGIGATAIFTFITAWNEFLYAMIFIQSPGLTTVPVALSGLITEYLVLWGPMSAGGILSVIPIVLFVYLMQDTFIKGLTLGSVKG
- a CDS encoding ABC transporter substrate-binding protein is translated as MKKNKIFMILSIVCAFLLVFTGCSKNNGQETSTQKTSTTPSTGSKEVKKVELTVAARAGAMADALEAVVEKYETETGVKVNINALPYDNLKETVVLDVRNNSGAHDLVMIDDPWMPEFAGAGMLANLDEYYKDGIDSDFVPKSVALGKEPYNTGSLYALPLIGNVQMFFYREDLLEKYNMTTPSNWDEVIEYAEMVVKEEPETYGYALRGQRGNPIVSNYLPLFWAYGGTVLDSDNMPQVNSEAGVKAMETYMKLKDLGPTGVETFDSDQIATALTQGQVAMTIAWPSWVAQVDNEESSKVAGKIGFSPVPMQVNESAAMIGNWLLGIPRTSKNIEEAVEFLNWVTSAETQKEMALLGGGAPTRTSVYNDSELIEVYRHFPAQLEALENSVVRPRTERWSQIEDTWGLYLSQILAGQVDIQEGLDRANKEIEAIVSR
- a CDS encoding ComEC/Rec2 family competence protein, with product MSEKWSTTIDFLNVGFGSCTVINYYGSERKTIIIDGGDDYRPIYEKPGRKSLLSYVEKNELPKIDLLLITHPHPDHINGLIEVLKSVPVDEVWTNISIPSDFTLLSENHNMNRAFTALSTLYGLVEREKIKFIYSKTSYRYETLELTALPPCEECVLPVQLLLNRLVAAATSESAVNEIDRLLNRISIPSKVNIGDISLLFGAEVQESHWDRYDEYLPSTIFLLPHHGDIKHMSSSLLEKVGMKYAVVSADDEGTYELPSKGLTDFMHQHAPETTLLFTAYNSKAEIHDGVRFTIECCETGTWLVSHLQFAF
- a CDS encoding PI-PLC domain-containing protein, which codes for MSKGRWRKVSLVILVMTLILSMPIFAQTANITKEEANRYKAFHDTYDENDPDELFLEALDRQFYNVELDIMVDADHTTYSGSEYPEYLQGHVKLYVKHDAANWPNTRSLHQYFEDLLERIDRNLGSVHGDGKTIIVNIDMKTNNSPNYLEVAKTLHAIFMQNQEHFSFGYVGDNNSYTERAITVCLSGADLLKDAYFHLVSNGEEGKLLAFKDEVYGQFDGRKSNVADYFQQEADIYHRFYAIHWKHIESGFELLLPGNWSQSNQDRLKEMSSIANQKGYTVRFYSLNGDDGAWYYKFPNGTGEAAQRWTQFVYVNHKLGTNHYISTDSYKDMTSLFNDFLVPLRDYNGKVEKSGGSQNGADPSISITDDNRVIEVHKTEGSFNNNLWYSVGNIDDTGYIAWTTNERINPGGGNKNGVQPHSAMSKINGSYAVVQVNKTDGFGSSLWLNFGILNNDNTINWFTNERIQVNRNNINGEWPHIAIDGNDIILVYSSSGTLHYITGEIALNEKRVNWTRTGTIGVSGTSADVTMKSGEIIVVYRNNGLRTVTGKLSTDGTVNWIQGGTIGGQDGLDPTITFLDNNKVIEMHTSPSTGLLWYNIGTVDFPSIEWKHNYIWDSGASSKPRVAYNSSNNTLVNIHRSGGTFQMWYNSGKINYPN
- a CDS encoding inositol monophosphatase family protein, translating into MSVLQDGGLDDIYQQVNKLIYKAGDIAKNKVSKLHSYKYKINEVDLVTEVDREIELFLIQQLSHLTPNCSFLTEETNPNTVLETDRFVWVIDPLDGTMNFIHGFPRFSISIALCKGNEVVLGFVLDVMNGQLYHAKAGNGAYRNDEKLQVSALQNLNQSLIAFGFSAKQWVPDSTILHTVSSFIGNAQGLRITGSSCLDLASVATGEIDCFWHYGLAPWDIAAGLLLVKEAGGHFSDLSLRKEINLHSDWIIASNGHIHVPVVSVLNKTIQTAGKMKVGSTHEC